A window of the Juglans microcarpa x Juglans regia isolate MS1-56 chromosome 5D, Jm3101_v1.0, whole genome shotgun sequence genome harbors these coding sequences:
- the LOC121264231 gene encoding probable F-box protein At4g22030 yields the protein MASLQASALGLLPTSSSPFSCCRSRKINAAIHVPKLPKAPFSVPKIPTTRKLIEELNNIRVDGFTNTIPVLQNINFTTTPFVDDIKAQNSIAFATTQLYSLLEVVADRVEMHANIGKQRDNWNTLLLNSINMITLTAATMAGVATIGGVGMPLLALKLSSTLLYSAATGMLLAMNKIQPSQLAEEQRNATRLFKQLQSQIKTMLALGATTEEDVKDVMERVLALDRAYPLPLLGAMLDKFPAKFEPATWWPSYQVLQKKTKSQERKQRGNNGWSEELEVEMRDIVEVVKRKDSKDYERLGNQVLKINKILSISGPLLTGIAAVGSACVGNGSGAAIVAVVAGVLATTANAFQHGGQVGMVFEMYRNNGGFFQLLQETIEATLKEGDLEKRENGELFEMKVASQLGRSLSQLREFARKSASYRLDGTAIDEFASKLF from the coding sequence ATGGCTTCCTTACAAGCTTCAGCTCTCGGCCTATTAcctacttcttcttctcctttttcatgCTGTCGTTCCAGGAAAATTAATGCTGCTATTCATGTCCCAAAGCTTCCAAAAGCCCCTTTCTCCGTTCCCAAAATCCCAACGACAAGAAAACTGATTGAAGAATTGAACAATATAAGAGTCGACGGGTTCACAAACACGATCCCAGTTCtacaaaacatcaattttactACCACACCATTCGTCGATGATATTAAAGCACAAAACTCAATTGCTTTTGCCACCACCCAGCTCTATTCCCTCTTAGAGGTCGTGGCTGACAGAGTcgagatgcacgccaacattgGAAAGCAGCGTGATAACTGGAATACCCTTCTTCTAAACTCCATCAACATGATTACTCTCACCGCCGCAACCATGGCTGGTGTTGCTACGATTGGTGGCGTCGGAATGCCCCTTCTGGCTCTTAAGTTGTCATCCACTCTCTTGTATTCTGCAGCCACAGGGATGCTGCTTGCGATGAACAAAATTCAGCCTTCACAACTTGCAGAAGAACAACGCAATGCTACCAGATTATTCAAGCAACTCCAGAGCCAAATAAAAACTATGCTTGCTCTTGGGGCAACAACTGAAGAAGATGTGAAGGACGTGATGGAAAGGGTTTTGGCTCTTGACCGAGCCTACCCCCTTCCCTTGCTAGGAGCAATGCTTGACAAATTCCCTGCAAAGTTTGAGCCTGCTACTTGGTGGCCTTCATACCAAGTActccaaaagaaaactaaatcacaagaaagaaaacaacGAGGGAACAATGGGTGGAGTGAGGAACTTGAAGTGGAAATGCGGGACATCgttgaagtggtgaagagaaaGGACAGTAAGGACTACGAAAGGCTGGGCAACCAGGTGTTGAAGATTAACAAGATCTTATCCATCTCGGGTCCATTACTCACAGGGATTGCAGCTGTTGGCTCTGCATGTGTTGGTAATGGGTCAGGGGCAGCAATCGTAGCCGTGGTTGCAGGGGTATTAGCTACCACTGCTAATGCCTTCCAGCACGGTGGGCAAGTTGGAATGGTGTTCGAGATGTACCGAAACAACGGTGGATTTTTCCAGCTATTGCAAGAAACAATCGAAGCTACACTCAAGGAAGGAGACttggagaaaagagagaacGGGGAGTTGTTTGAAATGAAAGTGGCTTCGCAATTAGGGAGAAGCTTGTCACAGCTTAGAGAATTTGCTAGAAAGTCAGCTTCTTATCGTCTAGACGGAACTGCCATAGACGAATTCGCTAGCAAGCTTTTTTAG
- the LOC121264232 gene encoding LOW QUALITY PROTEIN: peroxisomal membrane protein PMP22-like (The sequence of the model RefSeq protein was modified relative to this genomic sequence to represent the inferred CDS: deleted 2 bases in 1 codon) produces the protein MGSITNKGLHQYLSQLRRHPLRTKALTAGVLSGISDLVSQKLTGIQKIQLRRLLLKVLFGVAYLGPFGHFLYITLDKIFKGKRDSKTVAKKVLLEQLTSSPWNNLLFMIYYGFIIEGRPWVHVKTKIKKDYPSVQLTAWTFWPVIGWVNHQYVPLQFRVIFHSLVAFCWGIFLNLRARSLVLTKTK, from the exons ATGGGCTCGATAACGAACAAGGGT CTCCACCAGTACCTGTCGCAGCTTCGGCGTCACCCCCTGAGAACCAAG GCACTTACAGCGGGGGTGTTGTCAGGGATCAGTGATTTGGTTTCTCAGAAGCTCACTGGGATACAGAAGATTCAACTGAGACGGCTTCTTCTCAAAGTG CTTTTTGGAGTTGCTTATCTTGGACCTTTTGGGCATTTCCTGTATATAACACTGGACAAAATTTTCAAGGGCAAGAGGGATTCAAAAACAGTAGCCAAGAAG GTGTTGCTGGAACAGTTGACATCTTCTCCTTGGAACAACTTGCTATTCATGATCTACTATGGATTTATTATTGAGG GAAGACCCTGGGTGCatgtaaaaactaaaattaagaaGGATTATCCATCAGTGCAGCTTACAGCTTGGACG TTCTGGCCTGTTATTGGGTGGGTAAATCACCAGTACGTGCCATTGCAGTTCCGTGTCATTTTCCATAGCCTTGTTGCATTTTGCTG GGGAATATTTCTAAATCTACGAGCAAGATCTTTGGTGTTGACAAAGAC